A section of the Rossellomorea marisflavi genome encodes:
- the ltrA gene encoding group II intron reverse transcriptase/maturase encodes MLMNTILSKPNMLNALKRVERNKGSHGVDLMPVQNLRRHILHEWQVIRENLLQGTYKPDPVRRIEIPKSDGGVRLLGIPTVMDRMIQQSITQVLSLIYDPTFSNHSYGFRPNRSAHDAIKKAKGYIRDGYTWVVDLDLEKFFDRVNHDKLMGLLAKTIEDKVLLRLIRSYLNAGIMIQGVKVKSEEGTPQGGPLSPLLSNIVLNELDKELERRGLRFVRYADDCQIYVRTPKAGKRVMESVTSFLEKKLKLKVNREKSAVAPSWKRTFLGFSFIASREPKVRIALKSIKRFKQKIRSLTSRSSGWSMETRIRRLNQYIMGWVGYFQLADTPSVLKRMDSWIRRRLRMCLWKQWKRPKTRIRKLTALGVPRWKAYEWGLSRKGYWRIAHSPVLHKTLDTSFWKYQGLLSLSHRYEKLRQVS; translated from the coding sequence ATGTTGATGAACACGATCCTGTCAAAACCGAACATGCTTAACGCGCTAAAACGTGTGGAGCGTAATAAGGGAAGTCATGGTGTGGACCTAATGCCCGTACAAAACCTACGAAGGCATATCTTACACGAATGGCAAGTGATTCGGGAGAATCTCCTTCAGGGAACCTACAAACCGGACCCGGTACGTCGGATTGAAATCCCGAAATCAGACGGCGGCGTTCGATTGTTAGGGATCCCGACGGTTATGGATCGTATGATTCAACAATCCATAACCCAAGTACTCTCTCTCATATATGATCCCACTTTTTCTAATCACAGCTACGGATTTCGACCCAATCGAAGTGCCCATGATGCGATTAAGAAAGCAAAGGGATATATACGGGACGGATACACATGGGTCGTTGATTTGGACTTGGAAAAGTTCTTTGATCGTGTAAATCACGACAAGCTCATGGGTCTTCTTGCGAAGACTATAGAGGATAAGGTGCTCCTTAGGTTGATCCGTTCTTATCTGAATGCCGGTATCATGATACAAGGGGTGAAGGTCAAAAGTGAGGAAGGAACACCTCAAGGCGGTCCCCTCAGTCCCCTTCTCTCGAATATTGTGTTGAACGAACTGGATAAGGAATTGGAAAGACGAGGTCTGCGTTTCGTACGATACGCAGATGACTGTCAAATCTATGTGCGCACGCCAAAAGCCGGAAAGAGAGTGATGGAATCGGTCACCAGCTTTCTCGAAAAGAAACTGAAGCTCAAGGTCAACCGGGAGAAATCTGCGGTAGCGCCTTCATGGAAGAGAACCTTTCTCGGGTTCAGTTTTATAGCAAGCAGGGAGCCGAAAGTAAGAATCGCGTTAAAAAGCATCAAGCGATTTAAGCAGAAGATCCGTTCTCTCACCTCCAGATCCTCGGGTTGGTCGATGGAAACACGAATTAGGAGACTGAACCAATACATCATGGGATGGGTAGGATATTTCCAACTCGCAGACACACCAAGCGTCTTAAAGAGGATGGACTCTTGGATTAGAAGAAGACTGCGTATGTGTCTGTGGAAGCAATGGAAACGACCCAAAACAAGAATAAGGAAACTTACAGCACTTGGAGTCCCAAGGTGGAAAGCATATGAGTGGGGTCTTTCCCGCAAGGGATATTGGAGAATTGCCCATAGCCCTGTATTGCACAAAACCCTTGATACTTCCTTTTGGAAGTATCAAGGGCTTCTAAGCCTATCACATCGTTACGAAAAGCTTCGTCAAGTATCTTAA
- a CDS encoding YpmS family protein, with product MKSKWKVGFFALAGLILAVIIVLLIMVSAPIKDDPVPKGNPDENNDVGFNIQTDKEDLNLIIEHYIEEEGMDGPVDYGVQLKDDVELIGSVPVFTSNLDFKLTFEPEALENGDILLKQKSISLGKLKLPVSYVLKIVRDSYNFPEWVKIRPNDEEIYVALQDMELKSDIKVRANEFNLKDDRISFRLLVPVDRALQN from the coding sequence ATGAAGAGCAAATGGAAAGTGGGGTTCTTTGCATTAGCCGGACTGATACTGGCAGTGATCATCGTCCTTCTGATCATGGTGTCTGCACCGATCAAGGACGACCCGGTTCCTAAAGGGAATCCTGACGAAAACAATGATGTCGGATTCAATATCCAGACAGATAAAGAGGACTTGAACCTGATCATCGAGCATTATATCGAAGAAGAGGGCATGGATGGCCCGGTTGATTACGGAGTACAACTGAAAGATGATGTTGAACTTATCGGCTCTGTACCCGTATTCACCTCGAATCTTGATTTCAAATTGACATTCGAACCTGAAGCTCTTGAGAATGGGGATATCCTACTGAAGCAAAAATCCATCTCACTCGGTAAACTTAAGCTACCAGTCTCTTACGTGCTTAAAATCGTCAGGGACTCCTATAATTTCCCCGAGTGGGTGAAGATTCGACCAAATGATGAAGAAATCTATGTGGCCCTTCAGGATATGGAGCTGAAGAGCGACATCAAGGTGCGTGCGAATGAATTCAATTTGAAGGATGACCGTATCTCCTTCCGATTGCTCGTTCCCGTTGATCGTGCCCTGCAAAATTAA
- a CDS encoding SGNH/GDSL hydrolase family protein, with product MMKKWSVLILAFVFFLSGCSIEDAAKHVSRQVSDWEKDQPPEAFIPKNLNVTSVGDSLTQGVGDSTDSGGYVPYLEKLLESTDGVKDADFHNYGVRGNRTDQLLKKIKTDEVKSSIEKSDVVMITIGGNDVMKIFKQNLSKLKLDVFQQEQIAYQERLKEILDTIREYNPDAGIVLVGLYNPFNTWFSDIEEVEEIIDSWNEGSREVLDDYDRSLFVEIDDLFIDAGDELLFEDYFHPNDDGYELIAERMFKRMTKGETLASLTSKEKNQ from the coding sequence ATGATGAAAAAATGGAGTGTTCTCATTCTCGCTTTTGTATTTTTCTTGTCGGGTTGTTCCATTGAAGATGCGGCGAAGCATGTTTCGAGGCAGGTTTCCGACTGGGAAAAAGACCAGCCTCCCGAAGCGTTCATTCCGAAGAATTTGAATGTCACCTCCGTCGGGGATTCCCTGACCCAGGGGGTTGGAGATAGTACCGACAGCGGGGGTTATGTACCTTATCTTGAGAAGCTTCTTGAATCCACCGATGGCGTCAAGGATGCCGACTTCCATAATTATGGCGTCAGGGGCAATCGGACTGATCAATTGTTGAAGAAAATCAAAACTGATGAAGTGAAGTCTTCCATCGAAAAATCCGATGTGGTCATGATCACGATCGGTGGCAATGATGTCATGAAGATCTTCAAGCAGAATCTTTCCAAGCTCAAGCTTGATGTCTTTCAACAGGAGCAGATTGCCTATCAGGAGCGGTTGAAAGAAATCCTCGATACGATCAGGGAATACAATCCCGATGCCGGAATCGTCCTTGTCGGGCTTTATAATCCTTTCAATACATGGTTTTCCGATATTGAAGAGGTGGAAGAAATCATTGATAGTTGGAATGAGGGAAGTCGTGAAGTGCTGGACGACTATGATCGTTCCCTGTTCGTCGAAATTGACGATCTGTTCATTGATGCAGGTGACGAATTGCTGTTCGAGGATTATTTCCATCCGAATGACGATGGGTATGAGCTCATTGCAGAGCGTATGTTTAAAAGGATGACGAAGGGGGAAACATTAGCTTCGTTGACAAGTAAAGAGAAAAATCAATAG
- a CDS encoding PCYCGC motif-containing (lipo)protein: MVMTLFIAGCSEEEKTTEEHDHESHAVMNEDIQEKTASPDILPSFLDGKEDTMRTIYAASAQHQELLEYIPCYCGCGDSAGHKSNFNCFVQQKDGEETIWDDHGTRCGVCLEIAAESIVEYNKGKSIKEIRKAIDEKYNEGYAKPTPTPMPS, from the coding sequence ATGGTGATGACGCTTTTCATTGCCGGATGCTCCGAAGAGGAAAAAACAACAGAGGAGCATGATCACGAAAGTCATGCCGTCATGAATGAGGATATCCAGGAAAAAACGGCGTCCCCCGACATTCTTCCCTCATTCCTTGACGGGAAAGAGGATACCATGAGAACGATCTATGCGGCATCGGCTCAGCACCAGGAACTTCTCGAGTACATACCGTGCTACTGCGGTTGTGGTGATTCTGCCGGACATAAAAGCAATTTTAACTGCTTTGTCCAACAGAAGGATGGTGAGGAGACCATATGGGATGACCACGGGACCCGCTGTGGGGTGTGCCTTGAAATTGCCGCCGAATCCATTGTCGAATATAACAAGGGAAAATCGATCAAGGAAATCCGCAAAGCCATTGATGAGAAATACAATGAGGGATATGCGAAGCCAACCCCGACCCCCATGCCTTCCTGA
- a CDS encoding DegV family protein: MEKIKIVTDSTADLSEDIIKDLEIHVVPLSISIEGETYLDRVDLSPEMFLEKMKASDELPKSSQPSAGVFAELYDELGKDGSKVISIHMTGGMSGTVRSAESAAEITDTDVTVVDSRFISRGLGFQVIEAAKLAREGKGVEEILKAITEIREKTQLYVVVDTLENLVKGGRIGKGKAMIGSLLNIKPIASLAGGEYTPVAKVRSHTQVVKFLVQQFMEDVKGKTIKGVGLCHADGLALAQNLKTKIAEKTGYDQFDIGHTTPIISTHTGIGAIGFTYYTD; the protein is encoded by the coding sequence ATGGAGAAAATCAAAATTGTAACGGATTCAACAGCAGACTTATCGGAAGATATAATCAAGGATTTGGAAATACATGTGGTTCCACTTTCGATCTCCATCGAAGGGGAAACGTATTTAGATAGAGTGGACCTTTCACCTGAAATGTTCCTGGAAAAGATGAAAGCCTCGGATGAACTACCAAAAAGTTCACAGCCTTCAGCAGGGGTGTTCGCAGAACTGTATGACGAACTGGGCAAAGATGGATCGAAAGTGATTTCCATCCATATGACGGGTGGCATGAGCGGTACAGTCCGTTCTGCGGAATCCGCGGCTGAGATCACCGATACAGATGTCACGGTTGTCGATTCCCGGTTCATTTCAAGGGGTCTCGGTTTTCAGGTGATCGAGGCGGCGAAACTCGCCAGGGAAGGTAAGGGCGTGGAGGAAATCCTCAAGGCCATTACAGAAATCCGTGAAAAGACACAGCTTTATGTGGTAGTGGATACGCTCGAAAATCTCGTCAAAGGAGGACGTATCGGAAAAGGAAAAGCCATGATCGGCTCCTTGCTGAACATCAAACCGATTGCTTCCCTTGCAGGTGGAGAGTACACTCCCGTGGCAAAAGTCAGGAGCCACACCCAGGTCGTGAAATTCCTTGTGCAGCAATTCATGGAAGATGTGAAAGGCAAAACCATAAAAGGCGTAGGGCTTTGTCATGCGGACGGACTGGCCCTTGCCCAGAACCTTAAAACAAAAATCGCCGAAAAGACCGGATACGATCAGTTCGATATCGGTCACACCACACCGATCATCAGCACCCATACGGGGATCGGGGCAATCGGCTTCACGTATTATACGGATTGA
- a CDS encoding DUF2535 family protein has translation MLTKTIEFKTKYGQKIKVHGIPVMKNDHPHWFTVNMRLRLYLGGLHKQGPGTYSFREYLKRTLKWSEFEKIYQSEELKNNA, from the coding sequence TTGCTGACAAAAACCATTGAGTTCAAAACAAAGTATGGACAGAAGATTAAAGTCCACGGGATCCCGGTCATGAAAAATGACCATCCCCACTGGTTCACTGTAAATATGAGGCTGCGCCTTTATCTGGGCGGCCTGCATAAGCAGGGACCAGGGACCTACAGTTTCAGGGAATACTTGAAGAGAACGTTGAAATGGTCGGAATTTGAAAAGATTTATCAATCAGAAGAACTGAAGAACAATGCTTGA
- the trhA gene encoding PAQR family membrane homeostasis protein TrhA, with the protein MFRLTYDFDFSNWKEEIANAITHGIGLILSIPALIMLVLFAVDKGSAWHVVSFSIFGASMILLYLFSTLLHSFKPSKAKNVFAVLDHSAIYVLIAGTYTPLMLVSVRSALGWTLFGIVWGLAIVGIIFKCYFVDRFQIVSTLFYLVMGWLVLAAIKPLYESLTPAGFDLLLTGGILYSVGAIFYVWKKIPYNHAIWHLFVLAGSSFMYFCILFYV; encoded by the coding sequence ATGTTTAGATTGACCTATGATTTCGATTTTTCAAACTGGAAGGAAGAGATAGCCAATGCTATCACCCATGGAATCGGCTTGATCTTGAGTATCCCGGCACTCATCATGCTCGTCCTCTTCGCCGTGGATAAAGGCTCGGCCTGGCACGTGGTCAGTTTCTCCATTTTCGGCGCATCCATGATCCTGCTTTATCTCTTCTCCACTCTCCTTCATAGCTTCAAACCTTCCAAGGCAAAGAATGTCTTCGCCGTCCTGGACCATTCAGCCATCTATGTGCTCATCGCCGGCACCTATACGCCACTTATGCTCGTGAGTGTGAGAAGTGCCCTTGGCTGGACATTATTCGGTATTGTATGGGGGCTTGCCATCGTTGGCATCATCTTCAAGTGTTACTTCGTGGATCGTTTTCAAATCGTATCGACCCTCTTTTACCTTGTCATGGGATGGCTCGTGCTTGCAGCAATCAAGCCCCTTTACGAAAGTCTGACTCCTGCGGGATTCGATTTGCTGCTTACCGGTGGTATCCTCTATTCTGTCGGAGCCATATTCTATGTATGGAAGAAGATCCCTTACAATCATGCCATTTGGCATCTTTTCGTACTGGCAGGCAGCAGCTTCATGTACTTCTGCATCCTTTTTTACGTATAA
- a CDS encoding dihydrofolate reductase, with protein MISFIWAMDKNGLIGKDNALPWRLPEDLKFFKRTTLGHPVVMGRKTFESFGKPLPERENVILTRNASFSHDECTVFHHVEEVLAFAEKQQGETFIIGGSNVYEQFLPHADKLYVTTIHHAFEGDTHMAEVPWDDFTLVSTEKGLKNEKNPYDYEFKTFLRK; from the coding sequence ATGATTTCATTTATTTGGGCAATGGATAAGAACGGTTTGATCGGCAAGGACAATGCCCTGCCATGGCGCCTGCCGGAAGATCTGAAATTCTTCAAGCGCACCACACTGGGTCATCCGGTTGTGATGGGGAGAAAAACATTCGAGTCTTTCGGCAAGCCGCTTCCGGAGAGGGAGAATGTAATTCTGACGAGGAATGCTTCTTTCTCTCATGATGAATGCACGGTCTTCCATCACGTGGAAGAAGTCCTGGCATTTGCTGAAAAACAGCAGGGAGAGACGTTCATTATCGGTGGAAGCAATGTGTACGAACAGTTCCTGCCCCATGCGGATAAACTCTATGTGACCACGATCCACCACGCATTCGAAGGTGACACCCATATGGCGGAAGTCCCTTGGGATGACTTCACCCTTGTATCGACGGAAAAAGGGTTGAAAAACGAAAAGAATCCTTATGATTATGAGTTCAAGACATTCTTGCGTAAATGA
- a CDS encoding thymidylate synthase, protein MKQYLDLCKHVLDHGTEKGDRTGTGTISTFGYQMRFDLQEGFPLVTTKKLHVKSIIHELLWFLNGDTNVKYLQDNGVRIWNEWADENGELGPVYGHQWRSWPGKDGETIDQIKNLITTIKNNPDSRRMIVSAWNVADVDSMALPPCHCLFQFYVSEGKLSCQLYQRSADVFLGVPFNIASYALLTMMVAQVCDLEPGEFVHTFGDVHIYQNHVEQVNLQLTRDPRPLPKLEINPDVKDIFGFSFEDFTLSGYDPHPHIKGVVSV, encoded by the coding sequence ATGAAACAATATTTAGATTTATGCAAACATGTACTTGATCATGGTACGGAAAAAGGGGACAGGACTGGGACGGGTACGATCAGTACCTTCGGATACCAGATGAGGTTCGATCTTCAGGAAGGTTTCCCCCTCGTTACAACGAAGAAACTTCATGTCAAATCCATCATCCATGAACTTCTCTGGTTTTTGAATGGGGATACGAATGTGAAATATCTGCAGGATAACGGGGTAAGGATCTGGAATGAGTGGGCCGATGAAAACGGCGAGTTGGGACCTGTTTATGGTCATCAGTGGAGATCATGGCCTGGAAAAGACGGAGAAACGATCGACCAGATCAAAAATCTCATCACCACCATTAAAAATAATCCAGACTCCAGGAGAATGATCGTCAGTGCTTGGAACGTTGCCGATGTAGATTCCATGGCCCTCCCGCCTTGTCACTGCTTGTTCCAATTCTACGTGTCGGAAGGTAAGCTATCTTGTCAGCTCTACCAGCGTTCTGCCGATGTTTTCCTCGGTGTCCCGTTCAACATCGCTTCGTATGCTCTCCTTACCATGATGGTGGCACAGGTGTGCGATCTGGAGCCGGGTGAATTCGTACATACATTCGGGGATGTTCACATCTATCAGAACCATGTGGAACAGGTGAACCTGCAGCTGACAAGGGATCCCCGTCCGCTTCCGAAACTCGAGATCAATCCAGATGTGAAGGATATATTCGGATTCAGCTTTGAAGACTTCACGTTGAGCGGCTATGATCCCCATCCCCATATCAAAGGAGTCGTGTCTGTATGA
- a CDS encoding NUDIX hydrolase, which translates to MQMPVHIVAAGGFVTNEKDEILLVKTRRDGHWVFPGGQIEVGENLIDGMIREVKEESGMDVTVSHLVGVFSNRATYEGHSGVKIVPTKVMFDFVCEPVGGEFNTSDETSDVRWVRKEDVLNMISAPALRTRYQAYLNFEGSVQYMDYVTKPEFEVKSKRTI; encoded by the coding sequence ATGCAAATGCCGGTACATATTGTGGCAGCAGGAGGGTTTGTTACAAATGAGAAAGATGAGATTTTATTAGTCAAAACCCGACGGGACGGTCACTGGGTATTTCCAGGAGGACAAATAGAGGTCGGGGAAAACCTGATCGATGGGATGATCAGGGAGGTTAAAGAAGAAAGTGGAATGGATGTGACAGTTTCCCATCTGGTAGGGGTTTTTTCCAACAGAGCCACGTACGAAGGACATAGCGGAGTGAAGATTGTACCGACAAAAGTGATGTTTGATTTTGTTTGTGAACCCGTTGGTGGTGAATTCAACACTTCGGATGAAACATCAGATGTCCGCTGGGTCCGTAAAGAAGACGTGTTGAACATGATATCTGCCCCTGCCCTTCGTACACGCTATCAGGCTTATTTGAATTTTGAGGGAAGTGTCCAGTATATGGACTACGTGACCAAGCCGGAGTTTGAAGTGAAATCCAAGAGAACCATATAA
- a CDS encoding YpjP family protein, with amino-acid sequence MSIWIKKSFFILLSILTFGLVSPTQPFLNEDNHALAKGNGKSSTFESSTEDPAEEEGMLSREDFLDTIMAQAELHSYEKFGTKIKPVIEDEFRSVVLPNLEKAIEKTATDFPDEDLSSLVISEVPEYAKTEKIFHIYDSRTGKDVIRFHVRKDHPPKDGYYFNFHYHTAHDQFMAHHDLGSIYWNKNMPPQWRSLS; translated from the coding sequence ATGTCGATCTGGATCAAAAAATCGTTTTTCATCCTATTATCCATCCTGACATTCGGTCTGGTTTCTCCGACTCAGCCATTCCTGAATGAGGACAATCATGCCCTAGCAAAGGGTAACGGGAAATCATCCACCTTCGAATCAAGTACGGAAGACCCGGCGGAAGAAGAAGGGATGCTTTCAAGGGAGGACTTCCTGGATACCATCATGGCTCAGGCTGAACTTCATTCATATGAAAAATTTGGTACGAAAATCAAACCTGTGATCGAAGATGAATTCAGGTCGGTCGTACTCCCGAATCTTGAAAAGGCCATTGAAAAGACCGCTACCGATTTTCCCGATGAAGACTTGAGCTCACTTGTCATTTCAGAAGTGCCGGAATACGCCAAAACCGAGAAAATCTTTCATATTTATGACAGTCGTACAGGAAAAGACGTTATCCGTTTTCATGTAAGAAAAGATCACCCGCCAAAGGATGGGTATTATTTCAACTTCCACTATCATACGGCACATGATCAATTCATGGCCCATCATGATCTTGGAAGCATCTATTGGAACAAGAATATGCCTCCGCAGTGGAGGAGCCTTTCCTGA
- a CDS encoding class I SAM-dependent methyltransferase produces MFVTTSGRADESVKLRAKTLAGKFQIPYIERKKRSIANYMDHHQADCLVLGKERDELHRRGEQPFFFHPNSASFRIKRVLRGESDPFIEAAGLKKGMTMLDCTLGLASDSIIASAVVGRTGSVTGIEANPYVAHILKRGLKEWVSPLPELNDAMKRLKVINGLSQSLLKELPDDSFDVVYFDPMFEEGLTDSHGINPIRSWAHYERLTGETIEEAKRVAKERVLLKEHFRSTLFGEHDFKVLIRPSSKFHYGTIDL; encoded by the coding sequence ATGTTTGTTACAACTTCTGGCAGGGCCGATGAATCCGTCAAATTGAGAGCTAAAACCCTAGCAGGGAAGTTTCAGATTCCCTATATTGAACGGAAGAAAAGGTCCATCGCCAATTATATGGACCACCATCAGGCAGACTGCCTGGTCCTGGGGAAAGAGCGGGATGAGCTGCATCGAAGGGGGGAGCAGCCCTTCTTCTTCCATCCGAACTCAGCTTCATTCCGGATCAAGAGAGTCCTGAGGGGAGAATCCGATCCATTCATTGAAGCAGCCGGATTGAAAAAGGGAATGACCATGCTCGACTGCACATTGGGCCTCGCATCCGATAGCATCATCGCGAGCGCGGTGGTCGGCAGGACCGGATCTGTAACGGGAATCGAAGCCAATCCGTATGTGGCCCACATCCTAAAACGTGGACTGAAGGAGTGGGTATCCCCACTGCCTGAGCTCAATGATGCCATGAAGAGGCTCAAAGTGATCAATGGTCTGTCACAGTCCCTCTTGAAGGAACTGCCGGATGACTCCTTCGACGTTGTCTACTTCGATCCCATGTTTGAAGAAGGCTTGACCGATTCCCATGGTATCAATCCGATCCGGAGCTGGGCCCACTATGAACGGCTCACCGGTGAAACGATAGAAGAAGCAAAACGGGTGGCGAAAGAGAGGGTCCTCCTTAAGGAACATTTCCGTTCTACTTTGTTCGGGGAACATGATTTCAAGGTTTTGATCAGACCTTCCTCGAAATTCCACTATGGCACCATCGATCTTTGA
- a CDS encoding BrxA/BrxB family bacilliredoxin, whose protein sequence is MSMAYEEYMRQLVQPMRQELTGAGFKELKDEEEVKTFMDGAEGTTLVVVNSVCGCAAGLARPAATQSVLNDKAPDHLVTVFAGQDKEATMKMREYFKGYEPSSPSMALLKGKEVVHFIPREEIEDHDIGSIISNLTGAFEQHC, encoded by the coding sequence ATGTCAATGGCATATGAAGAATATATGAGACAGCTTGTACAGCCTATGAGACAAGAGCTGACTGGAGCAGGATTCAAAGAATTGAAAGATGAAGAGGAAGTAAAAACCTTTATGGATGGAGCAGAAGGTACGACCTTGGTTGTCGTGAACTCGGTTTGCGGGTGTGCAGCAGGACTTGCCCGTCCCGCTGCGACGCAATCGGTATTGAACGATAAGGCCCCGGATCATCTAGTCACGGTATTCGCAGGGCAGGACAAAGAAGCCACGATGAAGATGCGTGAGTACTTCAAGGGCTATGAGCCTTCCTCTCCTTCCATGGCACTCCTGAAAGGAAAGGAAGTCGTCCATTTCATCCCACGTGAAGAAATTGAAGACCATGATATCGGAAGCATCATCTCCAACTTGACGGGTGCTTTCGAGCAGCACTGTTAA
- a CDS encoding conserved virulence factor C family protein encodes MRILSIEPTPSPNTMKVILDEELKAGRSNNYKKDQADGAPAIIKSILSIEGIKGVYHVADFLAVERNAKFDWQALLSEVRQAFGEEGSQSEIGQMEEHFGEVNVSVQMFKGIPMQVKLTDGEVEKRFSLPAAYIEAIGEAQKEGDNVVLLRKWKDYGVRYGDLEEIGAQVVDELQAAFPQRRLKDLVEQADRTTIPEPRKKLKLSLSDLEEDDWQIRYQRLDAMEDPTLDDLPLLEKALDDEKVSIRRLAVVYAGMIEDEKVLPLLYKGLEDSSVSVRRTAGDCLSDLGFTQAIPVMIDALKDKSKLVRWRAAMYLYEVGDESALEGLKAAEDDPEFEVRLQVKMAIERIEGGEEAKGSVWKQMTEARSKKD; translated from the coding sequence ATGAGGATACTCTCGATCGAACCGACTCCGAGTCCGAATACAATGAAGGTTATTCTCGACGAAGAATTGAAGGCCGGCCGGAGTAATAATTATAAAAAAGATCAAGCAGACGGGGCACCTGCCATCATTAAAAGCATCCTTTCAATAGAAGGGATCAAAGGGGTCTATCATGTCGCGGATTTTCTTGCAGTCGAGCGTAATGCCAAGTTCGACTGGCAGGCCCTTCTGTCAGAAGTAAGACAGGCTTTTGGTGAAGAGGGATCCCAATCGGAAATAGGACAGATGGAAGAACATTTCGGAGAGGTAAATGTGTCCGTACAGATGTTCAAAGGAATCCCGATGCAGGTCAAACTGACCGACGGGGAAGTTGAAAAACGATTCTCTCTTCCTGCAGCTTATATCGAGGCCATCGGTGAGGCTCAAAAAGAAGGGGACAACGTCGTCTTGCTCCGGAAATGGAAAGACTACGGTGTCCGGTACGGAGACTTGGAGGAAATTGGTGCCCAGGTTGTGGATGAACTTCAGGCAGCCTTCCCTCAAAGACGTTTGAAGGACTTGGTTGAGCAGGCTGATCGGACCACGATTCCTGAGCCGAGGAAGAAGCTTAAACTTTCTCTTTCAGATTTGGAAGAAGACGATTGGCAAATCCGCTATCAACGGCTCGATGCCATGGAAGATCCTACACTTGACGACCTTCCCCTTCTGGAGAAGGCACTGGACGATGAAAAAGTGTCTATCCGGAGGCTGGCGGTCGTCTATGCAGGGATGATCGAGGATGAAAAAGTCCTTCCCCTCTTATATAAAGGGTTGGAGGACTCCTCTGTGTCCGTCAGGCGTACAGCAGGTGACTGTCTTTCGGATCTTGGATTCACACAGGCGATACCGGTCATGATAGATGCCTTGAAAGACAAGAGCAAGCTGGTCCGCTGGCGTGCCGCCATGTATCTCTATGAGGTTGGCGATGAGAGCGCACTCGAGGGATTGAAGGCTGCAGAGGATGATCCAGAGTTCGAAGTGCGACTACAGGTGAAGATGGCCATCGAAAGGATTGAAGGTGGAGAAGAAGCCAAAGGATCCGTTTGGAAGCAAATGACTGAAGCCCGTTCAAAAAAAGACTAG